The genomic region GCCGCGCCAGCAGGCAGTTCCGGGCAAACGAGCCTTTGTTGGGGTCGGCGCCGTATAGGTCCAGCATGGCTTGCGGTTCGCCTTTGATGTCCATCGCGTCGGGCACGGAGGTCTGCATCCGGAACGCCATTTCGTACTGCGAAATGCGGGTCAGAATTTCCGGGTCCTGTGCTTCCTCGTACTCCTGCCGGTTGATTTCGGTAATGGCGTCGATGGTCTGTTTGCGGATGTCGCCGGTCATGCCCGCCGGGTTGGAGACGTACAGCACCGGGTCGCCGTCCGTGCGGCACTGCACGCCCTGGTAGACCGTCGGCAGAAACCCGCTGCCCCAGACCGACTTGCCCGCATCCGGCTGTTTGCCGCCCGAAGCCAGCACGATAAAGCCGGGCAGATCGTCGTTTTCGGTCCCAAGGCCGTAGGTGACCCAGGAGCCGATGCTCGGTCGCCCGAGCCGCGCCGAGCCCGTGTGCATCATGAGCTGCGCCGGAGCGTGGTTGAACTGGTCGGTGTACATGGCCTTCAGGAACGTCAGGTCGTCGGCCATCGGCTGCAAATAGGGCAGGTAGTCCGAAATGTACGCGCCCGACTGTCCATGCTGCGCAAATTTTCCCTGCGGACCGAGCATCTTCGGCACGCCGCGGATGAAGGCGAATTTCTTGCCCGTCAGTAGTTCCTGCGGGCAGTCCCGGCCGTGGTATTTCACCAGCTCCGGCTTGTAATCAAACAATTCCAGCTGGGAAGGCGATCCGGCCATGTGGATGTAAATGACCCGTTTGGCCCGCGCCACGGCCGGAGCCACGCGGGGCGTCATGGGATTGTCCGCCAGAGCAGGCGCCTGGGCCGCCGGTTGTTTTTTGTCAAAAAAGCCGCAGCCGGTCAGCAGACCCGTCAGGCCCATAGCTCCCAGACCGGTGGAGCAGGTATGAAGAAAATGCCGCCGCGTCTCGCGCTGGAGGGTGGCTTGCTGAAGTTCGTGCAGAAGCTTGTTCATGTCTCTGTAAAGCGGAGTAGCTCTCCGCTTATTTTTTCAAACCATGAATATTGTCAAAAACACCGCGTTGCGGCCCATGTCGTCAAATCCATCCGCGAAGCGCCGCTTCGCGGTACATTACTCCTTCGTAATCACTTCGTCCAGGTTCAGGAGCGTATTGGCCGTCACGGTCAGGGCGGCCCGCGCGGGCGGAGCGTCGGCCCGGGCGAGCAGCTTTCGGGCATCGTCCGGGTGCTGCCGGTAATACGTTTCGGTTTTTCGGTACAGGTTCAGCAGAACGGCCAGTTTTCTGGGCGAAAGGTCACGGAACGTGACCGTCCGGTAGCCCGCCCGAATCTGGTCTGCGGGCGTCTTCGCCCTGTCGGCCATCGCGTCGGCCAGCTTTCGGGCCACTTCGACATAGACCGTGTCGTTGAGCGTCACCAGTGCCTGCAGGGGCGTGTTCGTGCGAATGCGGCGAATCTGGCAGAATTCCCGGCTCGGACTGTCGAAAGTGACCATCGACGGGTACGGAGCCGTGCGTTTCCAGTAGGTGTACAGCGCCCGGCGGTGTCGGTCTTCGCCCGTGCTGGGCTTCCAGGTCTCGCCGTTATAGGGCGATTGCCAGATGCCGTCGGGCTGGGGCGGCATGACGCTCGGACCGTACATTTTGGGGCTTAACAAACCCGTCACGGCGAGCGCCTGGTCGCGGACCTGTTCGGCCGCCAGCCGGACGCGCGGCCCGCGGGCCAGCCAGCGGTTGGTCGGGTCGTGAGCCAGTCCTTCGGGGGTGGCTTCGGAGCGCTGCCGGTAGGTGGCCGACAGCACGATGCGCCTCAGCAGTTTCTTCACCGACCAGGCATCCGTCGTGGCAAACTCCACGGCCAGGTAGTCCAGCAGTTCGCGGTGGGTCGGCGAAACGCCCTGCGTGCCCATGTCTTCCACCGTTTCGACCAGCCCCTGGCCGAAAAGCTGCTCCCAGAAGCGGTTGACAGCAACGCGGGCCGTCAGCGGGTGGTCCGGTGAGGTCATCCAGCGGGCCAGACCGAGGCGGTTACGCGGGTAGTCTTTCGGCAGAGGAGGCAGCGATTTCGGGACGTCGGGCTGGACAGCTTTGCCCTTCACCATCCAGTTGCCCCGTTCAAAAACATGCGTTTTCCGGGTCAGTTCGCCGCTGCTTTCGTACAGGACCGGCGTGCTGGGGGGGCTGGCGTTCAGCACCGCCATCAGTTTCCGGTCCATCTCGCCGAGGCGGTCGGCGGGCTGGCCGGGCAGGGCGGGGCGGAAAGCGACCCATTTCACCATGACCCATTCTTTCGGAGCCTTCGGACTGTCGAGCGTGAGGTAGAGGTTTCGGCGTCCCCGCAGGTCGGGCAGCGGGAAAGTCATGACCGAGTCGTTCCAGGCGCTGCCGGTTTTGGGCACCGGGAGCGTCAGCAGGGCGCGGCCGGTGGGACTGTTTTCGCGGATCGTAACGACGGCATTGTCCGCGTTGGTGCCCCAGGCGAGAATCAGCCGGTTTTTGCCGGTCAGGTCCACCTGCCGGATGCGAGCCGAGCCGCCATGCTGCACGCCGAAGTACTTGGCGTCGAGCAGGGAGGCGTTCTGGTATTCGTCGAAGTCGTGCGAATTGATTTTCGGTTCTATCAGCCGGACAAAATGCATCCATTCCTGCACCTGACGCGGGTTGCCGCTATGTTGGGTCACCCAGTTTTTCAGCTCGGCCACTTTTACCGAATCCTGATTTTTGTAAAAACGCAGCGTGGGCGTGTCGCTCGTTACGTCCTCGTCGCGGGTGTTGTTGAAGAAGGCGAGGTATTTGTAATAATCCTCGTGCACAAAAGGGTCGTAGGGATGGCTGTGGCACTGCACACAGGCGAACGTAGTGCCCTGAAACACGTCCCAGGTGGTGTTGACCCGGTCGATCACGGCCGCAATGCGAAACTCCTCGTCCTGCGTGCCGCCTTCGTCGTTGTTCATGGTGTTGCGGTGAAAGCCGGTCGCCACCAGCTGGTCGTCGGTGGGGTTCGGCAAAAGGTCGCCTGCGAGTTGTTCGGTGATGAACTGGTCATACGGCTTATCCTGATTGAAGGCCCGGATCAGCCAGTCGCGGTAGCGCCAGATCTGCCGGCCGGGGTCGCGTTCGTAGCCTTTGGTGTCGGCGTAACGGGCCAGATCGAGCCAGGAGCCCGCCCAGCGTTCGCCGTAAGCCGGGGAGGCCAGCAGGCTATCGACTGCCTTTTCGTACGCATCGGGACTTTTGTCGGACACAAAACGTTCGACCATCGCTTCGGTGGGCGGCAGGCCCGTCAGGTCGAGGGCCACGCGGCGGATCAGGGTGCGGCGGTCGGTTTCGGGTTGCGGCCGTATGCCGTCCGGACGCAGTTTATCCAGAACAAAAGGATCAATTTCGTTTTTTGCCCAGGCGTGGTCCGGGTGGTCGGTCAGACCCAGGCGGCTCCAGAACGTGCCGATTCGGGGTATTTCGGGCTTTTCAGGGCCGGTATAGGCCCAGTGGTCGCCCCACTCGGCTCCCTGATCGACCCATTTTCTGAGCAGGTCAATTTCTTCTTCTTTCAGCGGCGGGGCGTCGAGCGGCATCCGTTCGTCGGGATCTTCGGCCGTCAGGCGGCGGATCATCTCCGAAGCATCGGCGTCGCCGGGAATCAGGGCGGGTTTGCCGGACTTGGTCGGGGCGACGGCTTCGTGGCGAAACAGCAGCGAGAACCCTTCGACCTTTTTGACCCCGCCATGACAGGCAATGCAGTTTTTGTTGAGAATCGGTTTGATCTGGGTGTT from Tellurirhabdus rosea harbors:
- a CDS encoding DUF1501 domain-containing protein; the encoded protein is MNKLLHELQQATLQRETRRHFLHTCSTGLGAMGLTGLLTGCGFFDKKQPAAQAPALADNPMTPRVAPAVARAKRVIYIHMAGSPSQLELFDYKPELVKYHGRDCPQELLTGKKFAFIRGVPKMLGPQGKFAQHGQSGAYISDYLPYLQPMADDLTFLKAMYTDQFNHAPAQLMMHTGSARLGRPSIGSWVTYGLGTENDDLPGFIVLASGGKQPDAGKSVWGSGFLPTVYQGVQCRTDGDPVLYVSNPAGMTGDIRKQTIDAITEINRQEYEEAQDPEILTRISQYEMAFRMQTSVPDAMDIKGEPQAMLDLYGADPNKGSFARNCLLARRLVERGVRFVQLFDWGWDTHGTSADGSIETGLRNKCQASDQAVAALLKDLKQRGLLDETLVVWGGEFGRTPMQENRDGQTLPFMGRDHHLEAFTVWMAGGGVKRGFSYGETDDIGYYGVKDKVHVHDLQATILHLLGFDHEKLTFPFQGRNFRLTDTAGKVVKAVLA
- a CDS encoding DUF1553 domain-containing protein, giving the protein MNVKIIAITGVVAVVALTLLSSFGAFESKVDFNTQIKPILNKNCIACHGGVKKVEGFSLLFRHEAVAPTKSGKPALIPGDADASEMIRRLTAEDPDERMPLDAPPLKEEEIDLLRKWVDQGAEWGDHWAYTGPEKPEIPRIGTFWSRLGLTDHPDHAWAKNEIDPFVLDKLRPDGIRPQPETDRRTLIRRVALDLTGLPPTEAMVERFVSDKSPDAYEKAVDSLLASPAYGERWAGSWLDLARYADTKGYERDPGRQIWRYRDWLIRAFNQDKPYDQFITEQLAGDLLPNPTDDQLVATGFHRNTMNNDEGGTQDEEFRIAAVIDRVNTTWDVFQGTTFACVQCHSHPYDPFVHEDYYKYLAFFNNTRDEDVTSDTPTLRFYKNQDSVKVAELKNWVTQHSGNPRQVQEWMHFVRLIEPKINSHDFDEYQNASLLDAKYFGVQHGGSARIRQVDLTGKNRLILAWGTNADNAVVTIRENSPTGRALLTLPVPKTGSAWNDSVMTFPLPDLRGRRNLYLTLDSPKAPKEWVMVKWVAFRPALPGQPADRLGEMDRKLMAVLNASPPSTPVLYESSGELTRKTHVFERGNWMVKGKAVQPDVPKSLPPLPKDYPRNRLGLARWMTSPDHPLTARVAVNRFWEQLFGQGLVETVEDMGTQGVSPTHRELLDYLAVEFATTDAWSVKKLLRRIVLSATYRQRSEATPEGLAHDPTNRWLARGPRVRLAAEQVRDQALAVTGLLSPKMYGPSVMPPQPDGIWQSPYNGETWKPSTGEDRHRRALYTYWKRTAPYPSMVTFDSPSREFCQIRRIRTNTPLQALVTLNDTVYVEVARKLADAMADRAKTPADQIRAGYRTVTFRDLSPRKLAVLLNLYRKTETYYRQHPDDARKLLARADAPPARAALTVTANTLLNLDEVITKE